Proteins encoded together in one Bosea sp. (in: a-proteobacteria) window:
- a CDS encoding efflux RND transporter periplasmic adaptor subunit, giving the protein MHRPLPHSRFSAVLLAVVLAALPARAAEFTVKAETIPEMKAVFGQVESRIVVPARARIGGSIRELGVSQGDEVREGEVIAVVVDDKLTLQLTAADAKIEALNSQLENARLQLERAQQLRASGTGSQASLDQATMLFEVATNQVAAARAEKAVIAQSSREGDVLAPATGRILTVPVTPGSVVLPGEVIVRIAPGPYYLRLSLPERHAAEIVQDSQVLVGGRGLTQGPGALPAARRGRIVKVYPEIAEGRVIADVEVGGIGDYFVNERTLVRVPVGKRKVLAVPPDAVRTVHGVDYVRIAAGGGPMDVAVILGESFGEGGERRVEILSGLRDGDRVLRP; this is encoded by the coding sequence ATGCATCGCCCGTTGCCGCATAGCCGCTTCTCGGCCGTTTTGCTCGCGGTCGTCCTCGCCGCCCTGCCGGCGCGGGCGGCCGAGTTCACCGTCAAGGCCGAGACGATCCCCGAGATGAAGGCCGTGTTCGGCCAGGTCGAGAGCCGGATCGTGGTGCCGGCGCGCGCCCGGATCGGCGGTTCGATCCGCGAGCTCGGCGTCAGCCAGGGCGACGAGGTCAGGGAAGGTGAGGTGATCGCCGTCGTCGTCGACGACAAGCTTACGCTCCAGCTGACCGCCGCCGACGCCAAGATCGAGGCGCTCAATTCCCAGCTGGAGAATGCGCGCCTCCAGCTCGAGCGGGCGCAGCAGCTGAGAGCGAGCGGCACCGGCTCGCAGGCCAGCCTCGACCAGGCGACGATGCTCTTCGAGGTGGCGACCAACCAGGTGGCGGCGGCCAGGGCCGAGAAGGCCGTGATCGCGCAGAGCAGCCGCGAAGGCGACGTGCTGGCGCCCGCCACGGGCCGGATCCTCACCGTGCCGGTCACGCCGGGCTCGGTCGTCCTGCCCGGCGAGGTGATCGTGCGCATCGCGCCCGGCCCCTACTATCTGCGCCTGTCGCTGCCGGAGCGCCATGCGGCCGAGATCGTGCAGGATTCGCAAGTCCTCGTCGGCGGGCGGGGCCTGACGCAAGGCCCCGGTGCGTTGCCAGCGGCGCGACGGGGGCGGATCGTCAAGGTCTATCCGGAAATCGCCGAGGGGCGCGTGATCGCCGATGTCGAGGTAGGGGGAATCGGGGATTATTTCGTCAACGAACGCACGCTGGTCCGGGTCCCCGTCGGCAAGCGCAAGGTGCTGGCGGTTCCGCCCGACGCGGTCCGGACAGTCCATGGCGTCGATTATGTGCGCATCGCCGCCGGCGGTGGCCCGATGGATGTCGCGGTCATTCTGGGCGAGAGCTTCGGGGAGGGCGGGGAGCGGCGCGTCGAGATCCTCTCGGGCCTGCGCGACGGCGACCGGGTCCTGCGCCCATGA
- a CDS encoding efflux RND transporter permease subunit produces the protein MKLGIAGALTRAFIASPLTPLFLLASLALGLVALVTLPREEEPQISVPMVDIRVDANGLRAEDAVKLVTEPLETIVKSIDGVEHVYSQTDDDGALVTARFAVGTSSDAAILRVHERIRANLDRIPVGIPEPLIVGRGIDDVAIAVVTLRPTPAAAERWSANGLTRLARELKVEIAKLPDIGLTYIVGEQPEQFRVEPDPEKLSLYGITLQQLAAKIEGANRSFRLGLVREEGGQRAVVAGQTLQGLPEIGNLLLTARDGRPVYVRDVARVVLETAPMESRVTDIRKVGDGFEAAPAVSLAIAKRPGTNAVVIAEEIVARLGEVRGRIFPAEIEMTVTRNYGETANEKANELLFHLGLATISIVLLVAVAIGWREAIVVALVIPTTILLILFAARLMGYTLNRVSLFALIFSIGILVDDAIVVIENIARHWAMRDGRPRAQAAIDAVAEVGNPTIAATLTVVAALLPMLFVSGMMGPYMSPIPANASAAMLFSFFVAVILTPWLMLRIGGGHVAGGHEDANGGRLGRLYVALAQPILKTRARAWAFLIVVGVATVASLGLIYTRHVTVKLLPFDNKSELQVVLDLPKGSSVEATDRALREIVARLAPVPEIVSFQSYAGTAAPFDFNGLVRHYYLRANPEQGQVTVNLSPKDARERASHAIALELRERLKGIGLPEGTVVKVVEPPPGPPVIATLLAEIYGPDPQTRRAVADKVREAFGRVPFIVDIDDSYHNRPERVRLAIDQDSLEYYRVEQSDVYDTLRYLYGGANVGYSHRGDGRPPIPIRLALPKGAGVVDETVLATPVPANALPGGRSVVELGDVVGVRREPGSYPIFRHNGRAAEMVMAELAGAYEAPLYGMLAVQEEIDRIDWGSLPKPAIALHGQPEDESRPTLLWDGEWEVTWVTFRDMGAAFMVAILGIYILVVAQFGSFKLPLVILTPIPLTFIGIMLGHWLFGAPFTATSMIGFIALAGIIVRNSILLADFIRHARRPGRPLVDVLLEAGAIRFKPILLTAIAAMIGAAVILADPIFQGLAISLLFGLASSTALTVLVIPAIYRVLRT, from the coding sequence ATGAAGCTCGGCATAGCCGGCGCTCTCACCCGCGCCTTCATCGCCTCGCCGCTGACGCCGCTCTTCCTCCTGGCCTCGCTCGCGCTGGGGCTCGTCGCGCTCGTCACGCTGCCGCGCGAGGAGGAGCCGCAGATCTCCGTGCCGATGGTCGACATCCGCGTCGATGCCAACGGCCTGCGTGCGGAGGATGCGGTCAAGCTCGTCACCGAGCCGCTGGAGACCATCGTCAAGAGCATCGACGGCGTCGAGCACGTCTATTCCCAGACCGACGACGACGGCGCCCTGGTCACGGCGCGCTTTGCGGTCGGCACCAGTTCGGACGCCGCGATCCTGCGGGTGCATGAGAGGATCCGCGCCAATCTCGACCGCATCCCGGTCGGCATCCCCGAGCCGCTGATCGTCGGGCGCGGCATCGACGACGTGGCGATTGCCGTCGTCACTCTCCGGCCGACGCCGGCGGCGGCCGAGCGCTGGAGCGCCAACGGGCTGACGCGGCTCGCGCGCGAGCTCAAGGTCGAGATCGCGAAGCTGCCCGATATCGGCCTGACCTACATCGTCGGCGAGCAACCCGAGCAGTTCCGCGTCGAGCCGGACCCGGAGAAGCTCTCGCTCTACGGCATCACGCTGCAGCAGCTCGCCGCCAAGATCGAAGGGGCGAACCGCTCCTTCCGGCTCGGCCTCGTCCGCGAGGAGGGCGGCCAGCGCGCCGTCGTCGCGGGGCAGACCCTGCAGGGGCTGCCAGAGATCGGCAATCTCCTGCTGACCGCGCGCGACGGCCGCCCCGTCTATGTCCGTGACGTCGCCCGGGTGGTGCTGGAGACCGCGCCGATGGAAAGCCGGGTCACCGACATCCGCAAGGTCGGCGATGGGTTCGAGGCCGCGCCGGCGGTCTCGCTCGCCATCGCCAAGCGCCCCGGCACCAACGCCGTGGTGATCGCCGAGGAGATCGTGGCCCGGCTCGGTGAGGTCCGCGGCCGGATCTTCCCGGCCGAGATCGAGATGACGGTCACGCGCAACTACGGCGAGACCGCCAACGAGAAGGCGAACGAGCTGCTCTTCCATCTCGGTCTGGCGACGATCTCGATCGTGCTCCTGGTCGCCGTGGCGATCGGCTGGCGCGAGGCGATCGTGGTGGCGCTCGTCATCCCGACGACGATCCTGCTCATCCTCTTCGCCGCCCGGCTGATGGGCTATACGCTCAACCGCGTCAGCCTGTTCGCGCTGATCTTCTCGATCGGCATCCTGGTGGACGACGCCATCGTGGTGATCGAGAACATCGCCCGCCATTGGGCGATGCGCGACGGGCGCCCGCGTGCGCAGGCCGCGATCGACGCCGTCGCCGAGGTCGGCAACCCGACCATCGCCGCGACGCTGACCGTGGTCGCGGCGCTGCTGCCGATGCTCTTCGTCTCCGGCATGATGGGGCCCTATATGAGCCCGATCCCGGCCAACGCCTCGGCTGCGATGCTGTTCTCGTTCTTCGTCGCCGTCATCCTCACCCCCTGGCTGATGCTGCGGATCGGGGGAGGCCATGTCGCCGGCGGGCACGAGGATGCGAATGGCGGGCGGCTCGGCCGGCTCTATGTCGCGCTGGCGCAGCCGATCCTCAAGACCCGTGCGCGGGCCTGGGCCTTCCTCATCGTCGTCGGCGTCGCGACCGTCGCCTCGCTCGGGCTCATCTACACCCGGCACGTCACGGTGAAGCTCCTGCCCTTCGACAACAAATCCGAGTTGCAGGTGGTGCTCGACCTGCCGAAGGGCTCCTCCGTCGAGGCCACCGACCGCGCGCTCAGGGAGATCGTTGCCCGCCTTGCCCCGGTGCCGGAAATCGTCTCCTTCCAGAGCTATGCCGGCACCGCCGCGCCCTTCGACTTCAACGGGCTGGTGCGGCACTATTACCTGCGCGCCAACCCCGAGCAGGGGCAGGTTACGGTCAACCTCTCGCCCAAGGACGCGCGCGAGCGCGCGAGCCATGCGATCGCGCTCGAGCTGCGCGAGCGGCTGAAGGGGATCGGGCTGCCGGAGGGCACGGTCGTCAAGGTGGTGGAGCCGCCGCCCGGCCCGCCGGTGATCGCGACGCTGCTGGCCGAGATCTACGGCCCCGATCCGCAGACGCGGCGCGCGGTGGCCGACAAGGTCCGCGAGGCGTTCGGGCGCGTTCCCTTCATCGTCGATATCGACGACAGCTACCACAACCGGCCGGAGCGGGTGCGCCTCGCCATCGACCAGGACAGCCTGGAGTACTACCGGGTCGAGCAGTCGGATGTCTACGACACGCTGCGTTATCTCTATGGCGGGGCGAATGTCGGCTATTCCCATCGCGGCGATGGGCGCCCGCCGATCCCGATCCGGCTCGCCTTGCCCAAGGGGGCCGGGGTCGTCGACGAGACGGTGCTCGCCACCCCCGTGCCGGCCAATGCGCTGCCGGGCGGGCGCAGCGTGGTCGAGCTCGGCGACGTCGTCGGCGTCCGGCGCGAGCCGGGCTCCTATCCGATCTTCCGGCATAATGGCCGCGCCGCCGAGATGGTGATGGCGGAGCTTGCCGGCGCCTATGAGGCGCCGCTCTACGGCATGCTCGCCGTGCAGGAGGAGATCGACAGGATCGATTGGGGGAGCCTGCCGAAGCCCGCGATCGCCCTGCATGGCCAGCCCGAGGACGAAAGCCGCCCGACCCTGCTCTGGGACGGCGAATGGGAGGTCACCTGGGTGACGTTCCGCGACATGGGCGCGGCCTTCATGGTGGCGATCCTGGGGATCTACATCCTGGTCGTCGCGCAGTTCGGCTCGTTCAAGCTGCCGCTCGTCATCCTCACGCCGATTCCGCTCACCTTCATCGGCATCATGCTGGGGCACTGGCTGTTCGGCGCGCCGTTCACCGCGACCTCGATGATCGGCTTCATCGCGCTCGCCGGCATCATCGTGCGCAACTCGATCCTGCTCGCCGACTTCATCCGCCATGCCCGCCGGCCCGGAAGGCCGCTCGTCGACGTGCTGCTGGAGGCCGGCGCGATCCGCTTCAAGCCGATCCTGCTGACCGCCATCGCCGCGATGATCGGCGCGGCCGTCATCCTTGCCGATCCGATCTTCCAGGGGCTCGCGATCTCGCTCCTGTTCGGCCTCGCCTCGTCCACGGCGCTGACGGTCCTCGTCATCCCGGCGATCTACCGCGTCCTGAGGACATGA
- a CDS encoding MarR family transcriptional regulator, which translates to MRAESWASAAGAGVNPAQAQVLALLTGRPAGLRPKEIAAHLAVSAASIADTLSALERKGLLERSPDPGDARAVIARPTQEGRGIGRRVAGAASTIAVALAELTPAEQADLLLTQIKLIRTLQRAGAIPMQRMCVSCRHFRPNAHPGASRPHHCAFVDAAIGERDLRLDCGEHEAAEPAVQSANWAAFEAPGRAVPPS; encoded by the coding sequence ATGCGCGCCGAAAGCTGGGCCTCGGCCGCCGGGGCCGGGGTCAATCCCGCCCAGGCGCAGGTGCTGGCCCTGCTGACGGGCAGGCCCGCCGGACTGCGGCCGAAGGAGATCGCGGCGCATCTTGCGGTCTCCGCCGCGAGCATCGCCGATACCCTGTCGGCGCTCGAACGGAAGGGCCTGCTGGAGCGTTCGCCCGATCCGGGCGACGCGCGGGCCGTGATCGCGCGGCCGACGCAGGAGGGGCGCGGCATCGGCCGGAGGGTCGCCGGGGCGGCTTCGACGATCGCGGTGGCTTTGGCTGAACTGACGCCGGCCGAGCAGGCCGATTTGCTGCTGACCCAGATCAAGCTGATCCGAACGCTCCAACGCGCCGGTGCCATACCGATGCAGCGGATGTGCGTGAGCTGCCGCCATTTTCGGCCGAACGCCCATCCGGGCGCGAGCCGTCCCCATCATTGCGCCTTCGTCGACGCCGCGATCGGCGAGCGGGATCTCCGTCTCGATTGCGGCGAACACGAAGCGGCCGAGCCGGCCGTCCAGTCCGCGAACTGGGCGGCATTCGAAGCGCCCGGCCGTGCCGTTCCGCCGTCGTGA
- a CDS encoding carboxymuconolactone decarboxylase family protein, producing MPHVNLVDQASAPEASRATLRQIAAAFGTVPNMFKAVANSPAALASMWGAFGALGKGRIGAKLGETIAVAIADRNRCDYCLAAHTVLGQKAGATAAEMAEAQLGRAADPKTAAALAFALKVVENRAAVGAADVEALRAAGFDDEAVVEIMAHVALNLFTNYVNVAFAVPVDFPVVALSRAA from the coding sequence ATGCCACATGTGAACCTCGTCGACCAAGCATCGGCACCGGAAGCCTCAAGGGCCACGCTCAGGCAGATCGCGGCGGCGTTCGGCACCGTTCCCAACATGTTCAAGGCGGTGGCGAACTCGCCCGCCGCCTTGGCCAGCATGTGGGGCGCGTTCGGCGCGCTCGGGAAGGGACGCATCGGCGCGAAGCTCGGCGAGACGATCGCCGTGGCCATCGCCGACCGCAATCGCTGCGATTACTGCCTCGCGGCTCATACCGTGCTCGGGCAGAAGGCCGGCGCGACGGCAGCTGAGATGGCCGAGGCGCAGCTCGGGCGCGCCGCCGATCCGAAGACGGCGGCCGCGCTCGCCTTCGCGCTGAAGGTCGTGGAGAACCGCGCCGCTGTCGGTGCGGCGGATGTCGAGGCGCTGCGAGCCGCCGGATTCGACGACGAGGCGGTGGTCGAGATCATGGCCCATGTCGCGCTCAACCTGTTCACCAACTATGTGAACGTCGCCTTCGCCGTGCCGGTCGACTTTCCGGTCGTCGCGCTTTCGCGCGCGGCGTGA
- a CDS encoding peroxiredoxin, translating to MNALAPELSVSRWLNLAGAPPPSLSGLRGKVVVLHAFQMLCPGCVSHGIPQAQKLHRLLAGRGDVVVIGLHTVFEHHAAMTEVALEAFIHEYRLTMPIGIDRPAARGPIPETMGRYDMRGTPTTIVIDRDGVIREHAFGQADDLSLGVMVGALAATPPRAFATEPAVSEDCAGGACAAPASPPG from the coding sequence ATGAACGCCCTGGCGCCCGAGCTTTCGGTATCGCGCTGGCTCAACCTGGCGGGCGCGCCGCCGCCCAGCCTGTCCGGGCTTCGCGGCAAGGTCGTCGTTCTGCACGCCTTCCAGATGCTGTGCCCGGGATGCGTCTCGCACGGCATCCCGCAGGCGCAGAAGCTGCACCGGCTGCTCGCGGGCCGGGGCGATGTCGTGGTGATCGGCCTGCACACGGTGTTCGAGCATCACGCGGCGATGACGGAGGTCGCGCTTGAAGCCTTCATCCACGAATACCGGCTGACGATGCCGATCGGGATCGACCGCCCGGCCGCGCGTGGGCCGATCCCCGAGACGATGGGGCGCTACGACATGCGCGGCACGCCGACCACGATCGTGATTGACCGGGACGGTGTGATCCGCGAGCACGCCTTCGGGCAGGCCGACGACCTTTCGCTCGGCGTCATGGTGGGGGCGCTGGCGGCGACGCCGCCTAGGGCTTTCGCTACCGAGCCGGCGGTTTCCGAGGATTGCGCCGGGGGGGCATGCGCCGCGCCGGCGAGCCCGCCAGGATGA
- a CDS encoding ureidoglycolate lyase, protein MRCIQLEPLTVEAFAPFGDVIEAPVTGGVSANSGTALRFDDVGTLDLTAEAASACVSIFRSEPTATPLLCRVMERHPLSTQMFVALQPYPFIVVVAGGGAERPDPSSLRAFRTNGAQGVNYRRALWHHPLIALDMRTDFVMVGRKGPDNFELVDLAEPVRVELAP, encoded by the coding sequence ATGCGCTGCATTCAACTGGAGCCCCTGACCGTCGAGGCTTTCGCTCCGTTCGGCGACGTCATCGAGGCGCCCGTCACCGGCGGCGTCTCCGCGAATTCGGGAACGGCGCTGCGCTTCGACGATGTCGGCACGCTCGACCTGACGGCGGAAGCCGCTTCTGCCTGCGTGTCGATCTTCAGGTCCGAGCCCACGGCGACCCCTCTCCTCTGCCGGGTGATGGAACGGCACCCTTTGTCGACGCAGATGTTCGTCGCGTTGCAGCCCTATCCCTTCATCGTGGTGGTTGCCGGCGGCGGCGCGGAGCGTCCCGACCCGTCTTCCCTGCGCGCCTTTCGCACCAATGGCGCGCAGGGCGTGAACTATCGCCGCGCCCTCTGGCATCATCCGCTGATCGCGCTCGATATGCGGACCGATTTCGTCATGGTCGGTCGAAAGGGGCCGGACAATTTCGAGCTCGTCGATCTGGCCGAGCCTGTGCGCGTGGAGCTTGCGCCCTGA
- a CDS encoding isocitrate lyase, whose translation MNAIVQNPTVAAPNDRRRRSYAELNAELQARYPSGFAPGGVSVDDIVQLRLQNSFDTHLDIAREMATVMRRDMAAYDADSSRFTQSLGCWSGFHAQQMIKSVKRLRGTAKGAYVYLSGWMVAGLRNRFGHLPDQSMHEKTAVADLIEEIYVSLRQADEVAMNDLFKALKQARAAGDVAAEIKAVAAIDNFETHVVPIIADIDAGFGNEHATYLLAKELIRAGACCLQIENQVSDAKQCGHQDGKVTVPREDFIEKLRACRLAFEELGVTDGVVVARTDSLGAGLTQKIPVSQKPGDLASQYTKWLKTEAVTAASPLGEGEVAIWLDGKLVRPSRIANGLFQFREGTGRARVIEDCIAFINEGGADLLWIETDTPNVNEIASMVAEIRRAAPSAKLAYNNSPSFNWTLNIRKQVRSEWLAEGRIAADTYPDGTALMAAALDDSELGREADERLARFQVEIAAKAGVFHNLITLPTFHLTAKSVDELAAGYFGPDRMKAYVNTVQREEIRRGISAVRHQHEVGSDLGDSFKEMVGGERALKAGGHANTMNQFAAA comes from the coding sequence ATGAATGCGATCGTGCAGAACCCGACCGTCGCCGCACCGAACGACCGCAGGCGCCGCAGCTACGCCGAACTGAATGCCGAGCTCCAGGCGCGCTATCCGTCGGGCTTCGCTCCCGGCGGCGTTTCGGTCGACGATATCGTCCAGCTCCGCCTTCAGAACTCGTTCGACACGCATCTCGACATCGCGCGGGAGATGGCCACCGTCATGCGCCGCGACATGGCGGCCTACGATGCGGATTCGTCGAGGTTCACCCAATCGCTGGGCTGCTGGTCGGGCTTCCACGCGCAGCAGATGATCAAGTCGGTGAAGCGCCTGCGCGGCACGGCGAAGGGCGCCTATGTCTATCTCTCCGGCTGGATGGTGGCTGGCCTGCGCAACCGCTTCGGCCATCTTCCGGACCAGTCGATGCACGAGAAGACCGCCGTCGCCGATCTGATCGAGGAAATCTACGTCTCGCTTCGTCAAGCGGACGAGGTCGCGATGAACGACCTCTTCAAAGCGCTGAAGCAGGCGCGTGCCGCCGGCGATGTCGCGGCCGAGATCAAGGCTGTCGCCGCGATCGACAATTTCGAAACCCATGTCGTGCCGATCATCGCGGACATCGATGCCGGCTTCGGCAACGAGCACGCGACCTACCTGCTGGCGAAGGAGCTGATCCGGGCCGGGGCCTGCTGCCTGCAGATCGAAAACCAGGTGTCCGACGCGAAGCAGTGCGGCCACCAGGACGGCAAGGTGACCGTTCCGCGCGAGGATTTCATCGAGAAGCTGCGCGCCTGCCGGCTGGCCTTCGAGGAGCTCGGCGTCACCGACGGCGTCGTCGTCGCCCGCACGGACAGCCTCGGCGCCGGCCTCACCCAGAAGATCCCGGTCAGCCAGAAGCCGGGCGATCTGGCCTCGCAATACACCAAATGGCTCAAGACCGAGGCTGTCACGGCCGCGTCGCCGCTCGGCGAGGGCGAGGTCGCGATCTGGCTGGACGGCAAGCTGGTTCGGCCGAGCCGGATCGCCAACGGCCTGTTCCAGTTCCGCGAGGGCACGGGGCGGGCGCGCGTCATCGAAGACTGCATCGCCTTCATCAACGAGGGCGGCGCCGATCTTCTCTGGATCGAGACGGATACGCCCAACGTCAACGAGATCGCCTCGATGGTGGCCGAGATCCGCAGGGCCGCGCCATCGGCCAAGCTCGCCTACAACAATTCGCCCTCGTTCAACTGGACGCTCAACATCCGCAAGCAGGTTCGCTCGGAGTGGCTGGCCGAGGGGCGCATCGCCGCCGACACCTATCCCGACGGGACGGCGCTGATGGCGGCCGCGCTGGACGACAGCGAGCTCGGACGGGAAGCGGATGAGCGCCTTGCCCGCTTCCAGGTCGAGATCGCGGCGAAGGCCGGCGTCTTCCACAATCTGATCACGCTGCCGACCTTCCACCTCACGGCGAAAAGCGTGGACGAGCTGGCGGCCGGCTATTTCGGCCCGGATCGGATGAAGGCCTATGTCAACACCGTTCAGCGCGAAGAGATCCGGCGCGGCATCTCGGCGGTCAGGCACCAGCACGAGGTGGGCTCGGACCTTGGCGACAGCTTCAAGGAAATGGTCGGCGGCGAACGGGCGCTTAAGGCGGGCGGTCACGCCAACACCATGAACCAGTTCGCCGCCGCCTGA
- a CDS encoding short-chain fatty acyl-CoA regulator family protein, translated as MQQSNVQIGGRIKRLRRQRKISQAALAEALGISPSYLNLIEHNRRRMTVPLLFKAASYFGVEPGEFAESEEPRLAGDLMELFGDDLFVDCDLTNQDISDLATSNPAVGRAVMRLYDRYRSLNTVANPVSAQIEAGDSVTTDAVSDFLQQNANYFAVLEAAAERIRADIDHASDSFEHGLRTYLHNVFGLQWRLAALPPGKTRKVDADRGEILTADLLPAETAAFTVAQHLGRISAGSAIQQLIVAASLPEEAQPVARNALTAYFAAALMMPYEPFLQACKETRYDIERIGRRFRASFEQVCHRMTTLQRPGRSGVPLHLVRTDIAGNISKRFSLSGIHIPRHSGACPRWNVYGAFLNPDRINAQVSQMPDGQRFFCIAKAVTKGGYRHNEPKRHLSIGLGCHVSFAGELVYSDGVDVSNMELAVAIGVGCRICPRAGCAQRAHPAAGHRMAIDDSERSENFYANT; from the coding sequence GTGCAGCAATCGAACGTCCAGATCGGCGGCCGGATCAAGCGGCTGAGAAGGCAGCGAAAGATCAGCCAGGCGGCCCTGGCGGAGGCGCTCGGGATTTCGCCGAGCTATCTCAACCTGATCGAGCACAACCGGCGGCGGATGACCGTGCCGCTGCTGTTCAAGGCGGCGAGCTATTTCGGGGTCGAGCCGGGGGAGTTCGCCGAGAGCGAGGAGCCGCGCCTGGCCGGCGACCTGATGGAGCTCTTCGGCGACGATCTTTTCGTCGATTGCGATCTGACCAACCAGGACATCAGCGACCTCGCCACCTCCAACCCCGCGGTCGGCCGCGCCGTGATGCGCCTCTACGATCGATATCGCTCGCTCAACACCGTGGCCAATCCGGTCAGCGCGCAGATCGAGGCCGGCGATTCCGTGACCACCGACGCGGTTTCGGATTTCCTGCAGCAGAACGCCAACTACTTCGCGGTCCTCGAGGCCGCCGCCGAGCGGATTCGCGCCGACATCGACCATGCCTCGGATTCATTCGAGCATGGCTTGCGAACCTATCTGCACAATGTCTTCGGCTTGCAGTGGCGTCTCGCCGCGCTCCCGCCCGGGAAGACACGAAAGGTGGACGCCGATCGCGGAGAGATCCTGACGGCCGATCTCCTGCCCGCCGAAACGGCGGCGTTCACCGTTGCCCAGCACCTTGGCCGGATCTCGGCGGGCAGCGCGATCCAACAGCTGATCGTCGCTGCTTCACTTCCCGAAGAGGCGCAGCCGGTGGCGCGCAATGCCTTGACCGCCTATTTCGCGGCGGCGCTGATGATGCCCTATGAACCGTTCCTGCAGGCGTGCAAGGAAACGCGTTACGACATCGAGCGGATCGGCCGGCGCTTTCGCGCGAGCTTCGAGCAGGTCTGCCACAGGATGACGACGCTGCAGCGCCCCGGGCGCAGCGGCGTTCCGCTTCATCTGGTTCGGACCGATATCGCCGGCAATATCTCCAAGCGCTTTTCGCTGTCCGGAATTCACATTCCACGGCATTCGGGGGCATGCCCTCGCTGGAACGTCTATGGCGCCTTCCTCAACCCCGATCGCATCAATGCCCAGGTCAGCCAGATGCCGGACGGCCAGCGGTTTTTCTGCATCGCAAAGGCGGTGACGAAAGGGGGATATCGCCACAACGAGCCGAAGCGCCATCTTTCGATCGGCCTGGGCTGCCATGTCTCCTTCGCCGGAGAGCTGGTCTATTCGGATGGCGTCGATGTCTCCAATATGGAGCTCGCCGTCGCGATCGGCGTGGGCTGCCGCATTTGCCCCCGCGCCGGGTGCGCGCAACGGGCCCATCCCGCGGCGGGCCATCGAATGGCGATCGACGACAGCGAGCGCTCCGAGAATTTCTACGCCAACACGTGA
- a CDS encoding lipocalin-like domain-containing protein has protein sequence MEGIWRLVASKAWDEAGHELPAPYGRHPVGQLCFAHGRLLAALCNGDVSLSEGASRAYSSYGGVYEIKGDRLETLVDMASDPARIGGRQVREFRLSNDTLVLRPPLRLYGSRQEQRELQWVCIWRLGPANP, from the coding sequence TTGGAGGGGATTTGGCGCCTTGTCGCGAGCAAGGCCTGGGATGAAGCCGGTCATGAACTTCCGGCCCCCTACGGCCGGCATCCCGTCGGACAGCTCTGCTTTGCGCATGGGCGCCTGCTTGCGGCGCTGTGCAACGGTGATGTCAGCCTCTCCGAAGGCGCCAGCCGGGCCTACTCGTCCTATGGCGGGGTCTACGAGATAAAGGGAGATCGATTGGAGACCCTGGTCGATATGGCTTCCGATCCAGCCCGGATCGGCGGCCGCCAGGTGCGGGAATTCCGACTATCGAACGACACCCTCGTTCTGAGACCACCGCTGCGGCTCTACGGCTCCCGCCAGGAGCAACGAGAGCTGCAATGGGTATGCATCTGGCGGCTGGGGCCCGCGAACCCATAA